A part of candidate division WOR-3 bacterium genomic DNA contains:
- a CDS encoding tetratricopeptide repeat protein, with translation MILSSCAFFRSYFNTYYNAKKYYRDAEKRFFQNKKNLTQEIKTLYDKSLEKFLRIIKYFPDSPFFDDAIFYSGMIYIRIDEKSNAIKKYEELQRFFPKSFFTFIFCDSLLNYLFQKKDLENSLFVLSLYPKKESPKFYFYKSKYFEISEEYDSSLYYSRKVISNSSLKERAIPIYVRSALKIGMVDSAMRFIKDLEKNKDLSILLAEAYKEKGDFEKAKEILKNFDSENKNYEVLKILQEIYMKENNISELKRLFKNFMLKGEDYIKKQEIGFELAKIYFEEDSLIPLKDILSEIKKFSPSTNYGVKSGVWLNLIENEEKLKDLEGNKLKEEMLKIAESYYIDLGLYKKALKLFEEYVKNFSEDREIPRVLYLIIFIYKNFLKDEMKTNEFYKILEEKYKGSFYYVISRNLLEKN, from the coding sequence TTGATTTTATCTTCTTGTGCTTTTTTCAGGAGTTATTTTAATACATATTATAATGCCAAAAAATATTACAGAGATGCAGAAAAAAGATTCTTTCAAAATAAAAAAAACTTGACTCAGGAGATTAAAACTTTATATGATAAGTCCCTTGAAAAGTTTTTAAGAATTATAAAATATTTTCCTGATTCTCCATTTTTTGATGATGCTATTTTTTATTCAGGTATGATTTACATAAGAATAGATGAAAAATCAAATGCAATTAAAAAGTATGAAGAACTTCAAAGATTTTTTCCAAAAAGTTTTTTTACATTTATTTTTTGTGATTCTCTTTTAAATTATCTTTTCCAAAAAAAAGACCTTGAAAATTCTCTTTTTGTTCTTTCTCTTTATCCAAAAAAAGAAAGTCCTAAATTTTATTTTTATAAATCAAAATATTTTGAAATAAGCGAAGAATATGACTCTTCACTTTACTATTCAAGGAAGGTAATATCTAATTCTTCTTTAAAGGAAAGAGCAATACCTATTTATGTTCGTTCTGCTTTAAAGATAGGGATGGTGGATTCAGCTATGCGTTTTATTAAGGATCTGGAAAAAAATAAAGATTTATCTATTTTACTTGCTGAGGCATACAAGGAAAAGGGAGATTTTGAAAAAGCAAAGGAGATTTTAAAAAATTTTGATTCTGAAAATAAAAATTATGAGGTATTAAAAATTCTTCAGGAAATTTACATGAAAGAGAATAATATTTCTGAATTGAAGAGACTTTTCAAAAATTTTATGTTAAAGGGGGAAGATTATATTAAAAAACAGGAAATTGGATTTGAACTTGCCAAGATTTACTTTGAAGAGGATAGCTTAATTCCTTTGAAAGATATATTGTCTGAAATTAAGAAATTTTCTCCTTCAACAAATTACGGAGTAAAGTCAGGTGTATGGTTAAATTTGATTGAAAATGAAGAAAAGTTAAAGGATTTAGAAGGAAATAAATTGAAGGAGGAAATGCTTAAAATTGCTGAATCCTATTATATTGACCTTGGATTATATAAAAAAGCTTTAAAACTTTTTGAAGAGTATGTAAAAAATTTTTCAGAAGATAGAGAAATTCCACGGGTTTTATACCTTATTATATTTATTTACAAAAACTTTTTAAAAGATGAAATGAAAACTAATGAATTTTATAAGATTTTAGAAGAAAAATATAAAGGGAGTTTTTATTATGTTATCTCGAGAAATTTACTTGAAAAAAATTGA
- a CDS encoding dihydroorotate dehydrogenase: protein MNLEVNLAGLKLKNPFMPASGTFAYGTELIYHTEAINIKEFGAIVTKGISIKERAGNPPERIAEVPCGLLNSIGLENVGIERFINEKWPLLKKLDIPVIVNVFGEKEEEFEFLAEELDRACVHAIELNLSCPNVDKGGMEFGQNKKSAGRIVEIVKNKFKAGPVFVKLAPNFVNIIDIAKECEKKGADGLSLINTIMGMAIDVERREFVIPRGVAGLSGPCIHPIALYIVYRVYHEVKIPIIGIGGIYDYKSALEFLMAGARACQIGSMLFVEPGIINKIIKDTEEYMRRHKINDIKEIIGCMQIRKIREEKP from the coding sequence ATGAATTTAGAAGTTAACCTTGCAGGTTTAAAGTTAAAAAATCCATTTATGCCTGCTTCAGGAACATTTGCTTATGGTACAGAACTTATTTATCATACAGAGGCTATAAATATAAAGGAATTTGGAGCAATTGTCACAAAGGGGATAAGTATTAAGGAAAGAGCAGGAAATCCACCTGAGAGAATTGCTGAGGTACCCTGTGGCTTACTCAATTCAATTGGGCTTGAAAATGTGGGTATAGAAAGATTTATAAATGAAAAATGGCCTCTTTTGAAAAAACTTGATATACCTGTTATTGTGAATGTCTTTGGTGAAAAAGAAGAGGAGTTTGAATTTTTAGCAGAGGAGTTGGATAGAGCCTGTGTTCATGCTATTGAACTTAATTTATCCTGTCCTAATGTTGATAAAGGTGGTATGGAATTTGGGCAGAACAAAAAAAGTGCAGGAAGAATTGTTGAAATTGTAAAAAATAAATTTAAAGCTGGTCCTGTTTTTGTAAAGCTTGCTCCTAATTTTGTTAATATTATTGATATTGCAAAGGAGTGCGAAAAAAAAGGTGCTGATGGACTCTCTCTCATTAATACAATAATGGGGATGGCTATTGATGTGGAAAGAAGAGAGTTTGTAATTCCAAGGGGAGTTGCCGGTCTTTCTGGACCTTGTATTCATCCAATTGCACTTTATATTGTTTACAGAGTTTATCATGAGGTGAAAATTCCAATTATAGGTATTGGTGGAATTTATGATTATAAATCAGCTCTTGAATTTTTAATGGCAGGTGCGAGAGCCTGTCAGATAGGAAGTATGCTTTTTGTGGAGCCTGGAATAATAAATAAAATAATAAAGGATACAGAAGAGTATATGAGAAGACATAAAATTAATGATATTAAAGAAATAATAGGCTGTATGCAAATAAGAAAAATAAGGGAGGAAAAACCTTGA
- a CDS encoding TldD/PmbA family protein: MREIINEALNIFEILKVSYGEIRIVEKESEFISLRNGNLEIFARDEDRGYGIRIFHNGGMGFAASNDFSKEKIFETVKLAKKLCDASSKYNSFGYKLVREEPSKGNYFSFVEIDPFKVPLDEKLKFLFEIDEILKNSKYAVLRNCVLRFFRENKYFASTEGHDIHQVIYHSGGGYSVYTFKDGILEVRSYPESHGGNYLQGGFEVIDKGMFKENAFKIVEEADKLLTAPPAPEGEFDLVIMPGQMVLQIHESVGHATELDRVLGYEASYAGTSFATLDKLFKFRYASPIVNITADATYPKGLGTFGFDDEGTRAKKIYLIKEGVLSGYLSSRDTAIHINSESSGAARASSWNRIPIVRMTNINLEPGDKTLEELISDIKDGFLIDVNKSWSIDEKRLNFQFACEIGYRIKNGKLTGEIVRDPLYYGITPDFWNSCDGIGKDQILYGLLTCGKGEPGQSMHVGHASPPARFRKVKFGSGST, from the coding sequence ATGAGAGAAATTATAAATGAGGCTTTAAATATCTTTGAAATTTTGAAAGTTTCCTATGGAGAAATAAGGATTGTTGAAAAGGAATCTGAATTTATTTCTTTAAGAAACGGAAACCTTGAAATTTTTGCGAGGGATGAAGATAGAGGATACGGAATAAGAATTTTTCATAATGGAGGAATGGGTTTTGCAGCTTCAAATGATTTTAGTAAAGAAAAAATTTTTGAAACTGTAAAACTTGCAAAAAAATTATGTGATGCTTCCAGTAAATATAATTCCTTTGGATATAAACTGGTAAGGGAAGAACCTTCAAAAGGTAATTATTTTTCTTTTGTTGAAATTGACCCCTTTAAGGTTCCTCTCGATGAAAAATTAAAATTCTTATTTGAGATAGATGAGATATTAAAAAATTCTAAGTATGCTGTTTTGAGAAACTGTGTTTTAAGATTTTTTAGAGAAAATAAATATTTTGCTTCCACTGAAGGTCACGATATACACCAGGTAATTTATCATTCAGGAGGAGGTTATTCAGTCTATACCTTTAAGGATGGAATTCTTGAGGTACGATCTTATCCAGAAAGTCATGGTGGTAACTATTTACAGGGAGGATTTGAGGTCATAGATAAAGGGATGTTTAAAGAGAATGCTTTCAAAATAGTAGAAGAGGCTGATAAATTACTTACTGCTCCACCAGCTCCAGAAGGTGAGTTTGATCTTGTAATTATGCCTGGTCAGATGGTTCTTCAAATTCATGAGTCAGTAGGTCACGCTACAGAACTGGATAGAGTTTTAGGTTATGAGGCTTCTTATGCAGGAACGAGTTTTGCTACACTTGATAAACTTTTTAAATTTAGATATGCTTCTCCAATTGTAAATATCACAGCAGATGCTACTTATCCGAAAGGGCTTGGCACATTTGGTTTTGATGATGAAGGAACAAGGGCAAAAAAAATTTATTTAATTAAGGAAGGTGTTCTTTCAGGATATCTTTCATCAAGGGATACTGCAATTCATATTAATTCAGAGTCTTCTGGTGCTGCAAGGGCTTCAAGTTGGAACAGGATTCCAATAGTGAGGATGACAAATATAAACCTTGAACCAGGTGATAAAACATTGGAAGAGCTTATTTCTGATATTAAAGATGGTTTTTTAATTGATGTTAATAAATCATGGAGTATTGATGAAAAAAGGCTTAATTTCCAGTTTGCCTGTGAAATAGGTTACAGAATAAAGAACGGGAAATTAACCGGAGAAATTGTGAGAGACCCCCTTTATTATGGTATAACACCAGATTTCTGGAATTCCTGTGATGGTATAGGGAAAGATCAAATTCTTTATGGGCTTTTAACCTGTGGAAAGGGTGAACCGGGTCAATCTATGCATGTAGGTCATGCTTCTCCTCCTGCAAGGTTTAGAAAAGTAAAGTTTGGGTCTGGATCTACATAA